One Leptolyngbya sp. 'hensonii' genomic window carries:
- a CDS encoding bifunctional oligoribonuclease/PAP phosphatase NrnA, with protein MQSNSPQSSPNLLVPFDVNSKEHPSNQSNLENQLIDFPATKAVNGAINHPLQRGPEQKVEGLHQVLEQHRGDRQLVILQDFPDPDALSSAWAYKLIAQQFGIQCDIIHAGVLSHQENIALVRLTGLPAQRCTAQTLKSKDLSDYQGCVFVDGQGTTSQLLPLLQQAGLPTVIVVDHHSPQGNLKAEFTDIRPEVRATATIFTQYLQLGLLTLDSTVSQHVKCATALMHGIRADTNNLMQAKEDDFQAAAYLSRFYDAQLLNAVLQSARSKRVMDVIERSLRNRLLQNNFSIAGVGYLRYDDRDAIPQAADFLVTEENVHTAVVYGIVHDEDKELEVVVGSLRTTKITLDPDEFIKEAFGQDADGHFFGGGRSMAGGFEIPMGFLSGFNDNADYAKMKWEVIDAQVKQKLLDLVNPADSIRTS; from the coding sequence ATGCAATCTAATTCGCCTCAGTCCAGTCCGAATTTGTTGGTTCCCTTTGACGTAAATTCGAAAGAGCACCCTTCCAATCAGTCTAACCTTGAGAATCAGCTCATTGACTTTCCGGCAACTAAAGCCGTCAATGGAGCTATCAACCACCCATTACAACGGGGACCTGAACAGAAAGTGGAAGGGCTTCATCAGGTACTGGAACAACACCGGGGCGATCGTCAACTTGTGATCCTGCAGGATTTTCCCGATCCAGATGCCCTTTCTTCGGCTTGGGCCTACAAGTTGATTGCACAACAGTTTGGCATTCAATGCGACATTATTCATGCCGGGGTTTTGAGCCATCAAGAGAATATTGCCCTGGTACGGTTGACGGGGTTACCCGCTCAACGCTGCACGGCTCAAACCCTGAAGAGTAAAGACCTGTCAGATTATCAGGGCTGTGTGTTTGTCGATGGTCAGGGAACAACCAGCCAGCTACTGCCTCTGCTCCAACAGGCCGGGTTACCGACGGTGATCGTGGTGGACCACCACAGTCCCCAGGGGAATCTGAAAGCGGAGTTCACCGACATTCGCCCGGAAGTTCGGGCGACAGCCACGATTTTTACCCAGTACCTCCAGTTGGGTCTTCTGACGCTGGATAGCACGGTCAGTCAGCATGTGAAATGTGCAACAGCTTTGATGCATGGGATTCGGGCGGACACCAACAATCTGATGCAGGCCAAGGAGGACGATTTTCAGGCAGCTGCTTACCTGAGTCGGTTTTATGATGCCCAGTTATTGAATGCTGTGTTGCAGTCGGCTCGTTCCAAGCGGGTGATGGACGTGATTGAGCGATCGCTGCGCAACCGACTGCTGCAGAACAACTTTTCCATCGCAGGGGTGGGGTATCTGCGCTACGACGATCGGGATGCCATTCCCCAGGCGGCAGACTTCCTGGTGACGGAGGAAAACGTTCATACTGCCGTGGTCTATGGCATTGTCCATGACGAAGACAAGGAACTAGAGGTGGTGGTTGGTTCCCTCCGTACCACCAAGATTACCCTAGACCCGGATGAGTTCATCAAGGAAGCCTTTGGCCAGGATGCGGATGGGCACTTTTTCGGTGGCGGTCGATCGATGGCCGGTGGTTTTGAGATCCCGATGGGGTTCCTGTCTGGCTTCAACGACAATGCCGACTACGCCAAAATGAAGTGGGAAGTGATTGATGCCCAGGTGAAGCAGAAACTTCTGGATCTGGTTAACCCGGCAGATAGTATCAGAACATCCTGA
- the hpsN gene encoding hormogonium polysaccharide biosynthesis glycosyltransferase HpsN, giving the protein MNALPWPAISVIIPTYGREEALCNTIADALKQTYANFEVIVVDQTATHQPETQAYLDQVATAGKIRLFRVDWASLPGARNYAIRRAQGDVILFIDDDVELPDGFLEAHARNFREYPDVGAVAGRVFDRMKLADAKFISGSEEGLTVDYLPPEAMDPAIAWYHIDLVNTVKPQQVISARGCNMAYRRELFEKHGLHFDERFRGSAVREESDFCLHIRQTGYKIWYDPEAWLVHLGEETGGCHDISTRSFKYQITFYHNHFLMALKNLTPTQCLRLSASLFDCHVLGNPPCYKSGSPLKVLSRAGFYGIGLMRAIGSQVQGLWDDGQVYTRRDQE; this is encoded by the coding sequence ATGAATGCTCTCCCCTGGCCTGCAATTTCGGTTATCATTCCCACCTATGGTCGGGAAGAAGCGCTCTGCAATACGATCGCGGATGCTTTGAAGCAGACATATGCCAACTTTGAAGTCATCGTGGTAGACCAGACCGCTACCCATCAACCTGAGACTCAGGCTTACCTGGATCAGGTCGCTACCGCAGGCAAAATTCGTCTCTTTCGGGTGGATTGGGCCAGCTTACCTGGAGCCCGTAATTATGCGATTCGGCGGGCGCAAGGGGATGTGATCCTGTTTATTGATGATGATGTAGAACTTCCCGATGGGTTTCTGGAAGCCCACGCCCGGAATTTCAGGGAATATCCAGACGTTGGAGCAGTGGCCGGAAGAGTGTTCGATCGCATGAAGTTGGCCGATGCCAAGTTCATCAGTGGTTCGGAGGAAGGGCTGACTGTGGACTACCTCCCTCCCGAAGCGATGGACCCCGCGATCGCCTGGTATCACATCGATCTGGTTAATACCGTTAAACCACAACAGGTCATTTCGGCCCGGGGCTGTAACATGGCCTACCGGCGGGAATTGTTTGAAAAACACGGTCTGCACTTCGATGAGCGGTTTCGCGGCAGTGCCGTGCGCGAGGAATCAGATTTTTGTCTGCATATTCGCCAGACGGGCTACAAAATCTGGTACGACCCGGAAGCTTGGCTGGTGCATTTGGGGGAGGAAACGGGGGGGTGCCATGATATCAGTACCCGATCGTTCAAATACCAGATTACCTTCTACCACAATCACTTCTTGATGGCCTTGAAGAACCTCACGCCCACCCAGTGCCTGCGTCTGTCGGCCAGTCTGTTTGACTGTCACGTTCTGGGAAATCCCCCCTGTTACAAGAGCGGTTCACCGCTTAAGGTCCTCAGTCGGGCCGGATTTTATGGGATTGGGCTGATGCGGGCGATCGGAAGCCAGGTTCAGGGGCTTTGGGATGATGGCCAGGTCTACACCCGGAGGGATCAGGAATGA
- a CDS encoding HNH endonuclease, which translates to MGKVLVLNASYEPLNITSWRRAIVLLLKGKAEQVEHNGKYVYSGFPLPTVIRLRHYVRVPYKEIPLTRRNILHRDSHSCQYCGYTGDDLTLDHVTPRSRGGDDSWENIVTACVGCNVRKGSRTPKEASMSLRNPPHRPHSGLYFEVTKHLKNGVHQEWRKYVIGI; encoded by the coding sequence ATGGGCAAGGTTCTAGTGCTGAATGCCTCCTATGAACCGCTCAACATTACGAGCTGGCGCAGGGCAATCGTCCTTTTGCTCAAGGGAAAGGCAGAGCAGGTCGAACATAACGGCAAATATGTGTATAGTGGCTTTCCCCTGCCGACCGTGATTCGGCTGCGTCATTATGTTCGGGTCCCCTATAAGGAAATTCCCCTGACCCGACGAAATATTCTGCATCGGGATAGCCATTCCTGCCAGTATTGTGGCTATACCGGAGATGATCTGACCCTGGATCATGTGACGCCCCGATCGCGCGGGGGAGATGATAGCTGGGAAAACATTGTCACGGCCTGTGTGGGATGTAATGTGAGAAAAGGAAGTCGTACCCCTAAAGAAGCCAGCATGAGTTTGCGTAATCCTCCCCACAGACCCCACAGTGGCCTGTACTTTGAAGTCACCAAGCACCTGAAGAATGGGGTCCACCAGGAGTGGCGCAAGTACGTGATCGGAATTTAA
- the hpsP gene encoding hormogonium polysaccharide biosynthesis glycosyltransferase HpsP: MRILQIVPSISLVYGGPSQMIRGLAAALAAAGAEVTVLTTDSNGDTGQPPLEVPLDRPVAQDGYQIRYFRCSPFRRYKFSLELLRWLATHAAEFDLAHIHALFSPVSTIAARVCRHQGLPYILRPLGTLDPADLRKKRRLKQVYAALLERPNLAGAAAVHFTSAQECRISERFGVQTHDRIIPLGVSLPPTTLESAAVKAKLGIPEGVPLVLFMSRLDPKKGFDLLQPALLQLLDQAVPFHFVLAGSNPQDPTYEAQVEAMFTTSPLAPHTTIAGFVSGELKTGLLQAADLFVLPSYYENFGIAVAEAMAAGVPVVISDQVHIWEEVQQAEAGWVCPCAVDPLVEQLRAALQDLPECRRRGQQARTYALEHYSWPAIARKMLQTYQEILNQHTSH, from the coding sequence ATGCGTATTCTGCAAATTGTCCCTTCGATTTCCCTGGTCTATGGGGGTCCCAGCCAGATGATCAGAGGGCTGGCAGCAGCTCTGGCAGCGGCGGGAGCCGAGGTGACGGTGCTGACGACCGACAGCAATGGGGATACGGGTCAGCCCCCTCTAGAGGTTCCCCTCGATCGGCCTGTAGCCCAGGATGGCTATCAGATTCGCTACTTTCGCTGCTCCCCCTTCCGGCGATATAAGTTTTCCCTGGAACTGTTACGCTGGCTGGCTACCCATGCCGCTGAGTTTGACCTGGCCCATATCCATGCCCTGTTCTCCCCAGTGAGCACGATCGCAGCGAGGGTGTGTCGTCACCAGGGATTGCCCTATATCCTCCGGCCCTTGGGCACCCTGGACCCGGCTGATCTACGAAAGAAGCGCAGACTGAAGCAGGTTTATGCAGCCCTATTAGAACGGCCTAATCTGGCTGGGGCAGCAGCAGTTCACTTCACCAGTGCCCAGGAATGCCGAATCTCGGAACGGTTTGGGGTGCAGACCCACGATCGGATCATTCCCCTGGGGGTCAGCCTCCCTCCCACCACCCTGGAGTCGGCAGCGGTGAAAGCAAAACTCGGGATCCCGGAGGGTGTGCCCCTGGTGTTGTTCATGTCCCGGCTTGATCCCAAAAAGGGGTTTGACCTGTTGCAACCGGCGCTGCTCCAGTTGCTGGATCAAGCAGTGCCCTTTCATTTTGTCCTGGCCGGGTCAAATCCTCAGGATCCCACCTATGAAGCTCAGGTAGAAGCGATGTTTACCACCTCTCCCCTGGCTCCCCACACCACGATCGCTGGGTTCGTGTCCGGAGAATTGAAGACGGGACTCCTGCAGGCCGCTGACCTGTTTGTGTTGCCCTCTTACTATGAGAATTTTGGCATTGCCGTTGCAGAAGCGATGGCTGCCGGTGTGCCGGTGGTGATCTCAGACCAGGTCCACATCTGGGAGGAGGTTCAGCAGGCGGAGGCGGGCTGGGTTTGCCCCTGTGCCGTTGATCCCCTGGTGGAACAGCTCCGGGCCGCCCTGCAAGATCTGCCCGAATGCCGACGGCGAGGGCAACAGGCCCGCACCTATGCGCTGGAACACTATAGCTGGCCTGCGATCGCCCGCAAGATGCTCCAGACTTACCAAGAGATTCTGAACCAGCATACTAGTCATTAG
- the hpsL gene encoding hormogonium polysaccharide biosynthesis protein HpsL → MKSKRQSKKQVKAQSTTPALSLQDQLAEKRRIAKERSEFVQYAIVATLVSCLIGAALFLVGGLKAAIGGATTVLCTALAWKYPHKALWAFMIYMPFSGTVTYGIGGGNTLFQLAKDGFYIPALFSLLQQQGKKGRQPFWVPKELQTPIFLLLAVCLLTLVFVNLPQQFNPKPIAQLAQTWLIQQPLAFISQFNLSAVVDRLSFPDSFPSFHWGTVIGQLAQKEEAGKEQPLAMGLLGLKVLMGYIPLISCTYNLLRSKKELLFLTRMQVVLAIVCCALAFVQYLMLETGRCEGTRNFSGADLFKASLQARCFVGGSLLYSPDQGVIRLPGTFVAPWQWGWFLIANAYFTFATAFSDPTLRWRTLGLIGMAIDFVLAVVSGQRIALALVPISFLVLAILTGQIANLKRFIPIGVGLALILGIAAQMYPEVVQSRIDSLIGRWEASPADTFITGQFMTTWQGLKGSMIGLGLGRATNSARTFGETALIETWFPKVMHEIGPIGLLAFISLVTVLTVVTFKAYRSVKDKNLRSYGACYWVFVLFISYNTYYYPLDVDPVAVYYWICAGTLLKLPALDRQERAATDPSTEANPIKKRRFKQQTAPVL, encoded by the coding sequence ATGAAGTCAAAGCGTCAGTCTAAAAAGCAGGTAAAGGCTCAATCCACAACTCCCGCCCTCAGCTTGCAAGACCAACTGGCTGAGAAACGTCGGATAGCGAAGGAGCGATCGGAATTTGTCCAGTACGCGATCGTGGCAACCCTGGTGTCCTGCCTGATTGGAGCGGCCCTGTTTCTGGTGGGTGGGCTTAAGGCGGCTATCGGTGGGGCAACAACTGTACTATGTACAGCCCTTGCCTGGAAGTATCCCCACAAAGCCCTCTGGGCCTTCATGATCTATATGCCCTTTTCAGGCACGGTTACCTATGGCATCGGAGGGGGCAATACCCTATTTCAGCTCGCTAAAGATGGATTTTACATTCCAGCTCTCTTTAGTCTGTTGCAGCAACAGGGGAAAAAAGGGCGACAGCCTTTTTGGGTTCCAAAAGAACTTCAGACCCCAATCTTTCTCTTGTTAGCCGTTTGCCTGCTGACCCTGGTGTTCGTGAATCTACCCCAGCAGTTTAATCCTAAACCCATTGCCCAATTGGCTCAGACCTGGCTGATTCAACAGCCTCTCGCCTTCATCTCCCAATTCAATCTTTCGGCTGTTGTAGACCGGTTATCCTTCCCCGACTCATTTCCATCTTTTCATTGGGGAACAGTCATAGGCCAATTAGCGCAGAAAGAAGAGGCAGGCAAAGAACAACCCCTGGCTATGGGCCTGTTGGGGTTGAAGGTTCTGATGGGATATATTCCCCTGATTAGTTGTACTTATAATCTGCTCCGGAGCAAGAAGGAATTATTATTTCTGACCCGGATGCAGGTAGTACTGGCGATCGTTTGCTGTGCGCTTGCCTTTGTCCAGTACCTGATGCTGGAAACAGGCAGATGTGAGGGGACAAGAAACTTTTCGGGAGCAGACCTGTTTAAGGCTTCTCTCCAGGCTCGCTGCTTTGTCGGTGGCTCCTTGCTTTACAGCCCCGATCAGGGGGTGATTCGTCTGCCAGGAACCTTTGTAGCCCCCTGGCAATGGGGCTGGTTCCTAATTGCCAATGCGTATTTTACCTTTGCGACGGCATTCAGTGATCCAACCCTTCGCTGGCGCACCCTTGGGCTGATTGGGATGGCGATCGACTTTGTGCTGGCCGTAGTTTCAGGTCAGAGAATTGCCCTGGCCTTGGTGCCAATTTCATTCCTGGTCCTGGCCATTTTGACCGGGCAAATTGCTAACCTGAAGCGATTTATTCCAATCGGGGTAGGATTAGCCTTGATCTTGGGCATTGCGGCCCAGATGTATCCTGAAGTTGTACAGTCCCGCATTGACAGCCTGATTGGGCGCTGGGAAGCCTCACCAGCAGATACGTTTATTACGGGGCAGTTTATGACGACCTGGCAAGGGTTGAAGGGCTCTATGATTGGTCTGGGTTTGGGACGGGCAACCAATTCGGCCCGCACCTTTGGTGAAACGGCCCTGATTGAAACCTGGTTTCCCAAAGTTATGCATGAAATTGGTCCGATCGGTCTACTGGCCTTCATCAGCCTGGTGACTGTTTTAACCGTGGTGACGTTTAAGGCGTATCGATCGGTCAAAGACAAAAACCTGCGGAGCTATGGAGCCTGTTACTGGGTTTTTGTTCTATTCATTAGCTACAACACGTACTACTATCCCCTTGATGTCGATCCAGTAGCTGTCTATTACTGGATCTGCGCCGGAACGCTGCTCAAGCTGCCCGCCCTGGATCGCCAGGAACGGGCAGCAACCGATCCCTCGACTGAGGCTAATCCGATTAAAAAACGCCGATTCAAACAACAGACGGCTCCAGTCTTATAG
- the hpsO gene encoding hormogonium polysaccharide biosynthesis glycosyltransferase HpsO, producing the protein MKILVASHTYIVDLNCEKLRCLAQLEPGIEVMVVVPRRWRPGGVQNRTIEPVLRQEGSFQVVPISNFSENNQGLLCFGADLVPLLQRFRPDIIQVEQGSKALAYAELITLNRLLGLKAKNCFFTWWNLPYDLKFPISLLEAYNLHHTDGLVVGNRDGADILRARGYQGPYQVMPQLGVDETLFRPQPQPELAAQLGLQPDDFVVGFVGRFVEEKGLLTLSQALAGISDRPWKWLLLGRGPLQQTLMDRADQAGVADRLIWVESVPHEDVPRYINLMDTLVLPSETTYKFKTLTAAGWKEQFGHVLIEAMACQVPVIGSDSGEIPHVIGDAGLVFPEGDAAALQDCLLQLMTQPDRAIDRAKQGYERAMTCYTNQALARQLLDFYQQILD; encoded by the coding sequence ATGAAAATCCTCGTAGCCAGCCATACCTATATCGTGGATCTCAATTGCGAAAAGTTGCGCTGTCTCGCCCAACTGGAGCCTGGTATCGAAGTGATGGTGGTGGTGCCCCGTCGCTGGCGTCCGGGAGGGGTGCAAAATCGGACGATCGAGCCAGTATTGCGCCAGGAAGGTTCTTTTCAGGTGGTCCCCATTTCCAATTTCAGCGAGAACAACCAGGGCCTCCTCTGCTTCGGGGCTGATCTGGTGCCCCTCCTGCAGCGCTTTCGCCCCGATATTATCCAGGTGGAGCAGGGTTCCAAGGCCCTGGCCTATGCTGAGCTGATCACCCTCAACCGACTGCTGGGCCTGAAGGCCAAAAACTGCTTCTTTACCTGGTGGAATTTGCCCTATGACCTGAAGTTTCCCATCTCTCTCCTGGAGGCGTACAACCTCCATCACACGGATGGATTGGTGGTGGGCAATCGGGATGGGGCGGATATTCTGCGGGCGCGAGGCTACCAGGGTCCCTATCAGGTCATGCCCCAACTGGGAGTTGATGAAACCCTGTTCCGTCCCCAACCTCAGCCAGAATTGGCAGCCCAGCTAGGACTCCAGCCGGATGATTTTGTTGTGGGGTTTGTGGGTCGGTTTGTGGAGGAAAAAGGGCTACTGACCCTGAGCCAAGCCCTGGCCGGAATTTCCGATCGTCCCTGGAAATGGCTGCTTCTGGGCCGGGGTCCGCTGCAGCAGACTCTGATGGACAGAGCAGATCAGGCCGGGGTGGCCGATCGCCTGATCTGGGTCGAAAGTGTTCCCCATGAGGATGTTCCCCGGTACATTAACCTGATGGATACCCTGGTGCTGCCCTCCGAAACTACTTACAAGTTCAAAACCCTGACGGCTGCGGGCTGGAAGGAGCAGTTTGGCCATGTGTTGATTGAAGCCATGGCCTGCCAGGTGCCTGTAATTGGCTCTGACTCGGGGGAAATTCCCCATGTGATTGGGGATGCGGGTCTGGTTTTCCCGGAAGGGGATGCGGCGGCGTTACAGGATTGCTTGTTGCAGTTGATGACCCAGCCTGATCGGGCCATCGATCGGGCTAAACAGGGATATGAGCGGGCTATGACTTGCTACACCAATCAGGCCCTGGCCAGACAACTGCTGGACTTTTATCAACAAATTCTGGATTAA